In Cydia pomonella isolate Wapato2018A chromosome 27, ilCydPomo1, whole genome shotgun sequence, a single genomic region encodes these proteins:
- the LOC133532407 gene encoding uncharacterized protein LOC133532407, with amino-acid sequence MELYRNLKGSFQDISMSLRDWSSNSREFMKKVSDTCKEDKVKVLGLEWDIKKDTLQLKPNLQEEAVTKRGILKTIASIYDPCGYAVPYTLSSKLFLQGLWKAGVSWDSPLSSELTEEWNVIRQNLEAIREVSVNRCYMKTPVGKGYQLHCFTDASLQAYAASVFLVCGSGKSFIIGKSRLIPSKDQESLKIPRLELLGVLIGSRLIKFVLKFFQQKIARQVLWTDSQIVIEWCKSDKLLPPFVARRIEEIRTNKDLEIRYLPTDLNPADVGTRPTCSREDGEKWLSGPQFIVEDPKTWPTTSGSGPTSSLLTGEGLGIQEDEELMEIDDPDIPNVNPVETEDGTTAKEIINQENGQMPDNKFQKLKEIQSEYFPLEVEGKVTSLSLNLGIFKDIDELLRCKGRMKHTNWSFDKRYPILIPKNSDFTNEIIIKTHQENKHVGVSHTLDKIRETYWIPQGRSQVQRILKKCPECMRHDGGPYRLPETPALPKERVNYSSPFTYVGTDYLGPLLVNNGNGNCKRWISLYTCLAVRAIHLEVVKDLTAEEGLLALRRMISARGVPILITSDNAAHFKLLSEILQNPYCVDKEIKWKFIPQLAPWHGGFYERLVGLVKNCIKKTLQKHLLNDSQLVTVVKEIEAVLNTRPLTYVDSEPDHVLKPSDFLTMGKCIIMETSGKDPTTSQGTVTKDNLIKGWKKAQIILREFKEMFENRYLLNLRERYSHHPKEPRVISKLAPKIGQIVQIKGDTKNRVNWKVGKIVSLRKGADGLCRVATVRVGDTEYTRSIAHLYPLEIEDGEEQCKQTSSYDESAEEPLQLPNLPRSSRRDDMTVDSVNDVAESESLSEQRCTQAVRDKPEEEVQPYASPVEGRSSSQRILEPMYSESNEPKPKSMSEPEPFAVVDLESYEHTKPESHNLEEVTLGNESRPKRAAALRALEKIKEWTSNLVALFLPVLGSVATDAKI; translated from the coding sequence ATGGAGCTCTACAGAAATCTAAAAGGATCTTTTCAAGATATTTCAATGTCACTCAGGGATTGGAGCTCAAATTCTCGAGAATTTATGAAGAAAGTTTCTGATACATGTAAAGAAGATAAAGTAAAGGTACTTGGTTTAGAATGGGACATTAAGAAAGATACTCTTCAGTTGAAACCTAACTTGCAAGAGGAAGCAGTCACAAAAAGAGGAATACTGAAGACTATTGCATCAATCTATGATCCATGTGGTTATGCCGTGCCCTATACTCTATCATCTAAACTCTTTCTACAAGGACTCTGGAAGGCTGGAGTGTCGTGGGACTCGCCATTGTCAAGCGAACTAACAGAAGAGTGGAACGTCATCAGACAGAACTTAGAAGCCATTAGGGAAGTGTCAGTGAACAGATGCTACATGAAGACACCAGTGGGAAAAGGCTACCAACTACACTGTTTCACTGACGCCTCCCTACAGGCTTATGCAGCATCAGTCTTTTTAGTTTGCGGCTCGGGGAAAAGCTTCATCATTGGTAAATCCCGTTTAATACCAAGTAAAGATCAGGAGAGTCTCAAGATACCCCGTCTTGAACTATTAGGAGTACTGATTGGCAGTAGATTGATAAAGTTCGTTCTTAAATTCTTCCAGCAGAAGATAGCAAGGCAAGTCTTATGGACCGACAGCCAGATAGTCATAGAATGGTGTAAATCTGACAAACTATTACCACCTTTCGTTGCCAGGAGGATAGAAGAGATCAGAACAAATAAAGATCTGGAAATCAGATACCTTCCAACAGACCTAAATCCAGCAGACGTAGGCACCAGACCCACCTGTTCGAGAGAGGACGGGGAGAAATGGCTGAGTGGTCCACAATTTATAGTAGAAGATCCGAAGACGTGGCCAACTACATCCGGCAGTGGACCCACCAGTTCTCTCTTGACTGGGGAGGGTCTTGGGATCCAAGAAGATGAAGAACTGATGGAAATAGATGATCCAGATATACCTAATGTCAACCCGGTGGAAACGGAAGATGGCACAACTGCAAAAGAGATAATAAATCAAGAGAATGGTCAGATGCCAGACAATAAGTTTCAAAAATTGAAAGAAATTCAATCAGAGTATTTTCCTCTAGAAGTAGAGGGAAAAGtaactagtttaagtttgaatttAGGCATATTTAAAGATATAGATGAGTTACTGAGGTGCAAAGGTCGTATGAAACACACAAACTGGTCATTTGACAAACGCTATCCTATACTTATTCCAAAAAATTCAGATTTCACCAacgaaattataataaagactcatcaagaaaataaacatgttGGAGTGAGTCACACGTTAGACAAGATAAGGGAAACATACTGGATTCCACAAGGAAGAAGCCAAGTTCAAAGGATCCTGAAGAAATGCCCTGAATGTATGAGACATGACGGAGGGCCATATAGACTACCGGAAACTCCTGCTTTACCGAAAGAGAGAGTCAACTATAGTTCTCCATTTACATACGTTGGTACCGACTACCTGGGACCACTTCTAGTTAACAATGGGAATGGCAATTGCAAAAGGTGGATTAGCCTATATACATGTTTGGCTGTAAGAGCCATTCACCTAGAAGTTGTAAAGGACCTAACAGCGGAAGAAGGTTTATTGGCCTTACGCAGGATGATTTCAGCAAGAGGCGTGCCTATCTTGATAACCTCTGACAACGCAGCTCACTTTAAGTTACTCTCGGAGATTCTTCAGAATCCATACTGCgtagataaagaaataaaatggaaatttataCCACAGTTAGCACCATGGCATGGAGGATTCTACGAGAGATTAGTCGGATTGGTTAAGAACTgtattaagaaaactttacagaAACATTTATTGAATGACAGCCAGCTGGTTACAGTGGTTAAAGAAATAGAAGCGGTTCTTAACACAAGACCTTTAACTTACGTGGACTCGGAGCCTGATCATGTATTAAAACCTTCAGATTTTCTTACCATGGGAAAATGTATCATTATGGAAACGTCAGGAAAGGATCCTACTACGTCACAAGGAACGGTGACTaaagacaatttaattaaaGGTTGGAAGAAAGCACAGATAATTCTAAGAGAATTTAAAGAGATGTTCGAGAACCGGTATCTCCTAAATTTGAGAGAAAGATATTCCCACCATCCTAAAGAACCTAGGGTAATATCCAAGTTGGCTCCAAAGATAGGTCAAATCGTGCAGATCAAAGGTGACACGAAGAACAGAGTCAATTGGAAAGTTGGGAAAATAGTATCTTTAAGAAAAGGCGCCGACGGTTTATGTAGGGTTGCCACGGTACGAGTAGGAGATACAGAGTATACAAGATCTATCGCGCATCTCTACCCGTTAGAGATCGAAGATGGAGAAGAACAGTGTAAACAAACATCATCTTACGACGAAAGCGCAGAAGAACCTCTGCAACTTCCTAATCTACCCCGTTCGTCACGCAGAGATGACATGACGGTGGATTCCGTCAACGATGTTGCCGAATCCGAGTCTCTTTCTGAGCAAAGATGCACGCAAGCAGTCAGAGATAAGCCAGAAGAAGAAGTACAACCTTATGCCTCGCCAGTAGAGGGAAGGAGTTCCTCTCAACGAATCCTAGAGCCTATGTATAGTGAGTCAAACGAGCCTAAGCCTAAGTCTATGTCCGAACCAGAACCGTTCGCGGTCGTCGACCTCGAATCTTACGAGCACACTAAGCCAGAATCACACAACCTGGAGGAGGTTACGCTAGGCAACGAGTCAAGACCTAAGAGAGCCGCAGCTCTTCGAGCCCTTGAGAAGATCAAAGAATGGACCAGCAATCTAGTCGCCCTATTCCTGCCTGTGTTGGGGAGTGTCGCGACGGACGCGAAAATCTGA